The sequence below is a genomic window from Halococcus saccharolyticus DSM 5350.
TCGCGAACTTGCCCGAGTAATCGAAGTGGTCGTACACCTCGTCGCTCACGAGCACCGCACCGCAGTCTTCGGCGATCCCGACGAGCTCGGCCATCGTGTCCTCGGGGTAGACCGCGCCGGTCGGGTTGTTCGGCGTGTTGACGACGATCGCAGCAGTGTCCGAGCCGGCGCGCTCGCGGACCGCAGCGGGGTCGAGCCGGCCGTCGTCGGCGACCGGGACGTACCGCGGCGTGCCGCCGAGAAGCTTCGTCTTCCCGGGGTAGTAGGGGTAGACCGGATCAGTGAGCAGGACCTCTCGGCCCGCTTCGCGATCGAGCGCCGCCGCGAGTGCGAGGTGGTTCGCCTCGCCTGCGCCGTTCGTGACGACCACCGATTCGGGATCGACGTTCCGCCGGGCAGCGATCTCTTCGCGGAGTTCGGTCAACCCCTCGCTCGGTGGGTACTGGTAGTCCACCCCGCCGAGGTCGGCGTACTCGTGGAGCCCTTCGGTGATCCCGGCGGGTGCGTCCCAGTCGGGATTGCCGCTCACCATGTCGATCACGTCGCGATCGGCGGCCGCCGCGTACTGCATCACCCGGAAGAACTGCGGCGTCTCGTAGTCCATACCGTCGGTGTGGCCCGGCTCGTACTCGGTCTTTCGCCTCGGAGTGTCGGCTAGATGGGTTTGAATACACACCCGTAGTATCAACACTAGTACTGATTCATCGGAGACAAATCACGACGCAAATGAGAAACCGCAAGCCACACCCTCCCCAACCGATTCCTTCGCTCGGGCTTCGCCCTCACTCAGTCATCCCTCGCACGAGTCGCGCGTTTTCGACGCGCTCCCGCGCGCCACCACTTCTTCAGGGTACCTGACCACCGGCTTCTTACTCGATGGCCGCCATTGCTCGTGCATGACACGGGACCCGGACGAACCACCGATCGAGGAACGACTCGGCACCGCACTCCGGGAAACCGACGCGACGATCGCGGTCGCCGAATCCTGCACGGGCGGTCTCGTCGGCTCGCTGCTCACCGACGTACCGGGGTCGAGCGACTACTTCGACCGCTCGGTCGTGACGTACTCCTCGCGGGCCAAGCGCTCGCTGCTCGCCGTTCCGCGCGAGGAACTCGACGCCCACGGTGCAGTCAGCGCGCCGGTCGCCCGCGCGATGGCCCGCGGCGTGCGCGATACCGCCGACACGACGTGGGGCGTCGCCACGACTGGGATCGCCGGCCCCGACGGCGGCACCGACGAGAAACCCGTCGGCACGGTCCACATCGGGGTCGCCTATGCAGGCGAGTGGGAGAGCGGCGATTCGGCCGCAGCCACCGAACATCACGTCTTCGAGGGATCGCGCCGCGAGGTCAA
It includes:
- a CDS encoding pyridoxal phosphate-dependent aminotransferase — translated: MDYETPQFFRVMQYAAAADRDVIDMVSGNPDWDAPAGITEGLHEYADLGGVDYQYPPSEGLTELREEIAARRNVDPESVVVTNGAGEANHLALAAALDREAGREVLLTDPVYPYYPGKTKLLGGTPRYVPVADDGRLDPAAVRERAGSDTAAIVVNTPNNPTGAVYPEDTMAELVGIAEDCGAVLVSDEVYDHFDYSGKFASALGVDSAHRVVTNSFSKSMAITGFRVGYGIFPPALRDAARTRHMLANVTGSRPAQYAVLKALRSTDREYYAANRDRLEERVATFTDALDDAGAEYSTPDGAFYVMARFSGFPGTMANAERLIDEAGVAGMPGETFGETRADWFRFALVTPDVVDAARRLADFFE
- a CDS encoding CinA family protein, whose amino-acid sequence is MTRDPDEPPIEERLGTALRETDATIAVAESCTGGLVGSLLTDVPGSSDYFDRSVVTYSSRAKRSLLAVPREELDAHGAVSAPVARAMARGVRDTADTTWGVATTGIAGPDGGTDEKPVGTVHIGVAYAGEWESGDSAAATEHHVFEGSRREVKRKIARRALTAVLERLDERRNRRSNDTA